Within Gilvibacter sp. SZ-19, the genomic segment GTAGGAATTAACAACATTGCACCCAACGCTAGTCTCGACATAACGGCTACGGATCAAACCAATCCGGCAAATACAGATGGAATCTTGATCCCTCGGATCGATCAGTTCCCATCGGTAAATCCTGGCGCAGCCCAAAACGGAATGCTCGTTTATTTGACCACCACAGTAGGAACCAATCCTCCAGGGTTTTATTATTGGAACAACGGCACTACCTCTTGGGACAGCATTGGTGGCGGAGCAGAACAGATCAATGAACTAAGCGATGGGATTTATGACGGAACTTCTGTCTTTCTCGGAAATAGCTCTGGAACTAATGATGACGGGGGTAATTTAAACGCTGCAGTTGGTAGACTCGCTATGGCCGCCAATACAAGCGGGGTACATAACTCCGCTCTCGGACAACAAGCTCTTACCGCAAATACAACCGGAAACTTTAACACCGCTATTGGATATCAATCACTTTTTGCCAATACCGTTGGTAATTCGAATACTGCTGTAGGTCGATTGGCCCTAAGAGCAAATTCCACTGGAGGGAATAATGCCGCTTTTGGAGAGCAATCCTTATTAAGTAATACTACGGCCAGTTTCAATTCGGCATTTGGATATTACGCCTTACGTGCAAATAGCACTGGGGCTCAAAACGCTGCCTTTGGGTATAACTCCTTGGCGCTTAACAGTACAGCTAGTGGCAACTCTGCCTTTGGTGCCTTTGCTTTATATCGCAACACCACGGGTATTTACAACACGGCTGTTGGAAATAATGCCATGTCTAACACCAACACCGGCTCATACAATACTGCGGTTGGAAATTCCGCTTTAGGAGGAGTTACTTTGACCGGCGATAGAAACACTGCTATAGGTTCGGGGAGTATGTCTGGAGTGAGTTCAGCAACAGACAATGTAGCTCTAGGATACAACGCCATGAATGCTAATCAAAGTGGAGTGTATAATATCGCAATAGGCTCGTCAGCCTTAACCGGCCTAGCTAGAGCTTCGTATAATATTGCAATTGGACGAAACACCTTAGCTACAGTATCTACCTCGACGGCGCCTGTGTATAATATTGCAGTCGGAGACGGTGCATTAAATAGAATAACATCAGGAAGCTATAACATTGGTGTTGGAAATAACAGCTTAGATGCTGCCACTAGTGGTAGACAAAATACAGCTACCGGTGCTTTTTCATTGACCTCCTTAACAACAGGAATCAACAACACTGCATACGGTTATGGCAGTGGCTCGTCTTTACTTACTGGTTCAAGAAACACCTACATTGGCCATAGTGCTGGCCTAAATAGCTCCAATGGTTTAAATAACACTTATATAGGAGCATCTGCCGGACAAAATGCAAATGGTACGGGCAATGTTTTTATAGGCTATCAGGCCGGGCTCACTGAAACCGGATCTAATAGACTGATTATCGATAACGTAAGCACCACTTCTCCTTTGATCTGGGGAGATTTCGCAACCAATGACTTTAGAATCAACGGTGGACTACAAGTGGGTAATCCTGGTACAACAGGATATGAATTCCCTGCTTTTGACGGCGCCGCAAATCAAGTCTTACAGACCAACGGAACTGGAACGCTCAGCTGGGGAACTGTCTCCGGAGAATGGACAGACGGTGGTGCCTATCTTTATCCTGCAGATGGGACTACTGAGAATATTTTAATTGGAACAACTGTGGGAGGAAACTACAAATTAGGGGTGAGCGGAACTCTGAACAGTGTTTCTATTGGTCCTACTGTCAATTCCGATATCATAGATGTCACTACTGGATTAGATTCTGGAGACGGGCTAGATATCAATATGACAAGTTCTTACAACTTAAGTTCTCGTTCTGCACTAGCTGCATTCTTGACCTATGGAAATGTAGGTGCCGATGTGGCCCGTTTTGAAACTGGCAGTGGTAATCTTTATGGTTTACGAACTACCATAGGTAGTGATTTTTCAGGAACAGAATACGGGGTCTATTCACAAGTGCTGACTTCTAATGGTCATGCCGGTTACTTTTTAGGAGATCTGACGGTAGGAACCACGACAGTAAACACCTATACATTCCCTGCTTTTAGAGGCAGCGCCGGACAAATTATGCAGACCGATGGTGTTGGTAATGTCAGTTGGGTTAGCGGTACTAGCTTAGTTAGCCCAACCAACGGATTATCTAACATCAGCTCCTCAATTGGCCTAGGCGGGACCCTGACGCAAACCACAACTTTGAACCACAGTTTTTATGATCTTACACACAACCTTACCTCTAGCGGAGATTTTGCAATTACAGGTAGTGGGATACGATTTTTTGAGGCTAACACAAGTAGAGTCATAAATATAGGTGGTAATACTTACTGGCGAAGTGGGTCAACTACTGGAGGAATTGTTGGCCGCATGTATAATTCAGGCTCGATTGGTGTATTTGATCTTTATAATGGTGGTATTAGAACTCGAATCACCTCTAGTGGCAGTTCTTATTTCAATGGAGGTAATGTTGGGATAGGAACTTTTGGACCAAATGAAATCTTGGACGTAGAAGGTGTCGATACGACTGGTTTTATTGCTGAGATAAACAATACAAGCAATACTACAGGAGCAGATGCCTTAGCAATCCGATTAGGAACAAGCCTACCCACTACCGGAAATTTCTATGTTGGATTCTACAGCTCCGGGTCAACAATAAGAGGAAGCATTTCAGGCAATAGTGTTGGAGGTGTATCTTTCAATACTACTTCTGACGCTCGTCTTAAAACCAACTTTAAGCAAGTAGACGGCGCATTGGAAATGATCTCAAGGATAAATCCGCAGTGGTATGAATACAAAAGCAATTTAGGGCAGGTTGAAATGGGCTTTTTAGCGCAACAGCTTCAAAAGGTATACCCTAACGCCGTAACTGGCAGTCCAGACAGTGATCCTGAAACGGCGCCAATGATGGTAGACTATGCTAAGATAACTCCACTGCTCACAGCTGGAATTCAAGAACTGCAGCAAAAGGTAAATACGCTAGAAGACAATGTCGCAGATCTGGAGGCCGAAAATGCTGCTTTAAAAGCAACAGTTGCCAAGTACGAAGCTTTGGAAGCACGTATCGCCGCTTTAGAAGGCAACAAATCCGCAGCAACTCAAGATATCGTTGCACAGAACGAGGAGTAATCTCACCATTCGACTCCTCGGTCATCGCAATGAAAAGCCGCTCAGTCTTGAGCGGCTTTTTTTATTGATCGCAGTTTTAAAACTAGTAGAATCGTTCATAACTTTTAAAAGGACTCCGCCGCTGTTTTTGTACCTTTAAACGCAACAACGAACCACAATTATGTCCGATTCCAAAAGACTGTTTTTAGTCGACGCTTACGCCCTGATCTTTAGGGGATATTACGCTTTTATCAAAAATCCAAGAGTGAATTCCAAAGGCGAGAACACCTCTGCCATTATGGGTTTTATGAATTCCCTCTTAGACGTAATTAAACGCGAGCGCCCGGATCATTTGGCGGTTTGTTTTGACAAAGGAGGTAGCGATGTCCGTAACGAGATGTTCTCTGACTACAAAGCCAATCGCGATGAAACTCCGGAACCCATTCTTTTTGCTGTACCCTACATTTACCGCATTTTGGAGGCTATGCATATTCCGATCATGGTCAAAGAAGGCTATGAGGCCGATGACGTGATCGGGACACTAGCCAAAAAGGCCGAAAAAGAAGGCTATCAGACCTTTATGGTTACTCCAGACAAGGATTTTGCGCAATTAGTAAGCGATAATATATTTATGTATCGTCCGGTTTTTGGAGGCGGATATGAGACTTGGGGCGTCGAAGAGGTGAAGGCCAAATTTGAGGTCGATGATCCGTTGCAGGTCATTGATTATTTGGGAATGATGGGAGATAGCGCAGACAATATTCCGGGCTTACCGGGAGTTGGTGACAAGACTGCCAAGAAATTCATCAAGGAGTTTGGTTCTATGGAAGGTCTTTTGGCCAATACCGATCAGCTTAAAGGCAAAATGAAAGAGAAGGTCGAGGGTGCAAAAGAACTCGGTCTTATGTCTAAAGAATTGGCTAAAATCCTATTGGATGTCCCCGTAGAATTCGATGCGGAGGATTTTGAGCTTTCAGAACCCGATATAGAGGCGGTAAAAGCCATTTTTGAAGAATTGGAATTCAGACGTCTGATAGACAACTTTTTAAAGACCTTTAACCAAGAAGCTGCCGCAACCAATACCGCAGAAACACCAAAAGCAGCTGCACCAAAAACAAATAAAACAGCTGGTGCTGGGCAATTCTCCTTATTTGATGCCCAAGGTGATGCCCCCGAGACAGCAACTTCAAGCTCTAGCAGACAGACTGCCGCGGTGGCCGATCATTTTTACCAAAGCGTAGACACCGAATTAGGTATCAAATTATTGATCGACAAACTACTCAAACAAAGCAGTGTTTGTTTTGATACCGAGACCACAGGCTTGGACTCGTTAGTGGCCGAACTGGTCGGAATTGCCTTTTCTTGGGAAGTAGGAAAAGGCTACTATGTACCCTTCCCTGCCGACCAAGCCGAATGCCAAGTGCTCTTGGAGCAATTCCGTCCCTTCTTTGAATCCGAAGCCATAGAAAAGGTCGGGCAAAACTTAAAGTACGATATCAAGGTACTGGCTAAATACAACATGCCCGTAAAAGGACCACTTTTTGACACCATGTTGGCACATTACCTGATCAATCCGGACATGCGCCACAATATGGACGTACTGGCTGAAACCTATCTGAACTATACGCCCATTAAGATCGAGGAGCTCATTGGCAAAAAAGGAAAGAACCAGCGCTCTATGCGCGATGTTCCGCTGGACAAGCAAACCCAGTACGCCGTAGAAGATGCTGACATTACCTTACAGCTCAAGCAACATTTTGCACAAGAGCTGCAAGAGGCCAATACTCAGAAATTATTTGAAGAGATAGAAATTCCGCTTTTGCGGGTATTGGCTGCCATGGAGCTTGAAGGAATCAACCTCAACAAAGATTTCTTGGGAGAGCTCTCCGGAGCCTTAGATACGGATATCAAGAAATTAGAGGCCGATATTTACGAGGCGGCTGGAGAGGAGTTCAACATTGCCTCACCACGTCAGTTGGGAGACATCTTATTCGGAAAGTTGCAATTGGTGGACAAGCCTAAAAAGACCAAGACTGGCCAGTACTCTACTGCAGAAGATGTACTCTCTTATTTGGCAAAGGACCATAAGATCATC encodes:
- the polA gene encoding DNA polymerase I, which translates into the protein MSDSKRLFLVDAYALIFRGYYAFIKNPRVNSKGENTSAIMGFMNSLLDVIKRERPDHLAVCFDKGGSDVRNEMFSDYKANRDETPEPILFAVPYIYRILEAMHIPIMVKEGYEADDVIGTLAKKAEKEGYQTFMVTPDKDFAQLVSDNIFMYRPVFGGGYETWGVEEVKAKFEVDDPLQVIDYLGMMGDSADNIPGLPGVGDKTAKKFIKEFGSMEGLLANTDQLKGKMKEKVEGAKELGLMSKELAKILLDVPVEFDAEDFELSEPDIEAVKAIFEELEFRRLIDNFLKTFNQEAAATNTAETPKAAAPKTNKTAGAGQFSLFDAQGDAPETATSSSSRQTAAVADHFYQSVDTELGIKLLIDKLLKQSSVCFDTETTGLDSLVAELVGIAFSWEVGKGYYVPFPADQAECQVLLEQFRPFFESEAIEKVGQNLKYDIKVLAKYNMPVKGPLFDTMLAHYLINPDMRHNMDVLAETYLNYTPIKIEELIGKKGKNQRSMRDVPLDKQTQYAVEDADITLQLKQHFAQELQEANTQKLFEEIEIPLLRVLAAMELEGINLNKDFLGELSGALDTDIKKLEADIYEAAGEEFNIASPRQLGDILFGKLQLVDKPKKTKTGQYSTAEDVLSYLAKDHKIIRDVLSYRGLSKLKSTYVDALPLQVSEVSGRVHTDYMQTVAATGRLSSNNPNLQNIPIRTERGREVRKAFVPRDEEHVLLAADYSQIELRIIAALSEEDNMIDAFNKGEDIHTSTAAKVFGVDPSEVTREQRSNAKTVNFGIIYGVSAFGLSNQTDLNRTEAKELIETYYKTYPKLRDYMGAQVDFARDNGYVQTVLGRRRYLKDINSRNAVVRGAAERNAVNAPIQGSAADIIKIAMIEIYKELEAGDYRTKMLLQVHDELVFDVYKPELEQVSAMIRSKMESAYKLAVPLVVDMGLGQNWLEAH
- a CDS encoding tail fiber domain-containing protein, whose translation is MKKLISLALLCLIATAVHAQVGINNIAPNASLDITATDQTNPANTDGILIPRIDQFPSVNPGAAQNGMLVYLTTTVGTNPPGFYYWNNGTTSWDSIGGGAEQINELSDGIYDGTSVFLGNSSGTNDDGGNLNAAVGRLAMAANTSGVHNSALGQQALTANTTGNFNTAIGYQSLFANTVGNSNTAVGRLALRANSTGGNNAAFGEQSLLSNTTASFNSAFGYYALRANSTGAQNAAFGYNSLALNSTASGNSAFGAFALYRNTTGIYNTAVGNNAMSNTNTGSYNTAVGNSALGGVTLTGDRNTAIGSGSMSGVSSATDNVALGYNAMNANQSGVYNIAIGSSALTGLARASYNIAIGRNTLATVSTSTAPVYNIAVGDGALNRITSGSYNIGVGNNSLDAATSGRQNTATGAFSLTSLTTGINNTAYGYGSGSSLLTGSRNTYIGHSAGLNSSNGLNNTYIGASAGQNANGTGNVFIGYQAGLTETGSNRLIIDNVSTTSPLIWGDFATNDFRINGGLQVGNPGTTGYEFPAFDGAANQVLQTNGTGTLSWGTVSGEWTDGGAYLYPADGTTENILIGTTVGGNYKLGVSGTLNSVSIGPTVNSDIIDVTTGLDSGDGLDINMTSSYNLSSRSALAAFLTYGNVGADVARFETGSGNLYGLRTTIGSDFSGTEYGVYSQVLTSNGHAGYFLGDLTVGTTTVNTYTFPAFRGSAGQIMQTDGVGNVSWVSGTSLVSPTNGLSNISSSIGLGGTLTQTTTLNHSFYDLTHNLTSSGDFAITGSGIRFFEANTSRVINIGGNTYWRSGSTTGGIVGRMYNSGSIGVFDLYNGGIRTRITSSGSSYFNGGNVGIGTFGPNEILDVEGVDTTGFIAEINNTSNTTGADALAIRLGTSLPTTGNFYVGFYSSGSTIRGSISGNSVGGVSFNTTSDARLKTNFKQVDGALEMISRINPQWYEYKSNLGQVEMGFLAQQLQKVYPNAVTGSPDSDPETAPMMVDYAKITPLLTAGIQELQQKVNTLEDNVADLEAENAALKATVAKYEALEARIAALEGNKSAATQDIVAQNEE